In Cololabis saira isolate AMF1-May2022 chromosome 4, fColSai1.1, whole genome shotgun sequence, one DNA window encodes the following:
- the LOC133442244 gene encoding olfactory receptor 2A14-like, with product MLNSTSSSFPYFILGAYLEVGKLKYLYFVITFLSYVAIIVANTSIIAVICCTRSLHEPMFLFLLSLFVNELYGSTSLFPVLLLQVLSDVHTIPVPLCYLQIFCLFSYVNVEFCNLAVMSYDRYVAICHPLEYNTRMSATTVMVLIVVVWFYSFVKVVITLCLNLRLTLCGNVINGVVCHNYLVVKLACSDVTFNNIYGLFGTVLTLLVPLLPILFSYMKILRVCSAASTQTRRKAVSTCTPQLTSLLNFSLGCLFVMLQSRYDSTGSPSVLQLIMSLYFLILQPLLNPLMFGLQMSKIRNTCKHFLSKKKLTESPCKKRFYVQ from the coding sequence ATGTTGAATTCAACTTCTTCATCTTTTCCTTATTTCATCCTTGGAGCTTATTTGGAGGTTGGAAAGTTAAAGTACTTGTACTTTGTGATTACTTTCCTGTCTTATGTTGCCATCATTGTTGCCAACACGTCCATCATCGCAGTGATCTGCTGCACCAGGAGCCTCCATGAACCCATGTTCCTGTTCCTGCTCAGTCTGTTTGTGAACGAGCTGTACGGCAGCACCAGCCTGTTCCCGGTCCTGCTGCTCCAGGTCCTCTCTGATGTTCACACCATTCCTGTTCCGCTCTGCTACCTGCAGATCTTCTGCTTGTTCTCATATGTAAATGTTGAGTTCTGTAACCTGGCCGTCATGTCTTATGACAGGTACGTGGCCATCTGTCATCCTCTAGAATACAACACCCGTATGTCAGCCACCACAGTGATGGTCTTAATTGTGGTGGTGTGGTTTTACAGCTTTGTCAAAGTTGTTATCACCTTATGCCTGAACTTGCGCCTGACGCTGTGTGGGAACGTCATCAACGGCGTGGTCTGCCATAACTACCTGGTGGTGAAGTTGGCGTGTTCTGACGTCACGTTCAACAACATTTATGGACTGTTCGGTACCGTCCTCACCCTCTTAGTCCCTCTGCTTCCAATCCTGTTTTCTTACATGAAAATCCTCCGAGTCtgttctgctgcttccacacAGACCAGGAGGAAAGCCGTCAGCACCTGCACGCCTCAACTCACCTCCCTCCTAAATTTTTCTCTTGGCTGCTTGTTTGTGATGCTGCAGAGCAGGTATGATAGCACCGGTTCTCCCAGTGTGCTGCAGCTTATCATGTCTCTGTACTTTCTGATACTCCAGCCGCTCCTGAATCCGCTCATGTTTGGACTGCAGATGTCCAAAATAAGAAACACGTGCAAACATTTCCTCAGTAAGAAGAAGCTGACTGAGAGCCCATGTAAGAAACGTTTCTATGTACAGTGA
- the LOC133442487 gene encoding kelch-like protein 10 encodes MSKEEKPSDNSVYNELRLTGEYCDAVIKVEDVEFQVHKVVLCNCTPYFRALFSSRWSNRDKKIFNIPNVSPDIMQLILDHSYTGSVSVTEDNVLDLLIAADQFNIDDVIRICYSFLEEQMCPENCIGIWQLTNSCFYPKLRSKAFDYITEHFEEVASGEEFLQIPVEELTDIIEKDQLNVKQESTVFEAIIRWINHLPNEREKHIVALLPKVRLALLDMEYFKMKVITSELVKRNPECYSMISDVPRAIANVIRFGLPSRRFGNRFTRPRMPRSILLSMGGWSVGDPTNSIEAYDIRTNRWTNVPNDAGRPRAYHGTAFLNGYVYFIGGFDRRSYFNSVCRWDPTTHTWQEVAPMYHRRCYVSVTVLNGCIYAIGGYDGYTRLDNAEYYEPQTNQWTCIAPMHEPRSDASCTTLHNKIYICGGFDGQECLETAEYYDPQTMQWTLISPMTCRRSGVGVVACGDKVYAVGGFDGDNRLRSAECYNPGTNTWNNVASMITTRSNFGIEVMEDLLFVVGGFNGFSTTCSVEKYNGETDEWCEVCDMDVFRSALSCCVVFGLPNMADYVPPRDPRSDSASS; translated from the exons ATGAGTAAAGAAGAGAAACCTTCAGACAACTCTGTGTACAATGAGCTCCGTCTGACGGGGGAATATTGTGATGCCGTTATCAAGGTTGAGGATGTTGAATTTCAAGTCCATAAAGTCGTCCTGTGTAACTGTACCCCATATTTTCG AGCTCTCTTCTCTTCTCGCTGGTCTAACCGGGACAAGAAGATCTTTAACATTCCCAATGTGTCTCCTGACATAATGCAGCTCATCCTTGACCACTCTTACACCGGCTCCGTTTCTGTCACAGAGGACAACGTGCTGGACCTTCTGATTGCTGCCGATCAGTTCAACATAGACGATGTCATACGTATTTGCTACAGTTTCCTTGAGGAGCAAATGTGCCCTGAAAACTGTATTGGCATTTGGCAATTAACCAACTCCTGCTTCTACCCCAAACTGCGCTCCAAGGCGTTTGACTACATCACTGAGCACTTTGAGGAGGTTGCAAGCGGTGAAGAGTTCCTGCAGATCCCCGTGGAGGAGCTCACTGATATCATTGAAAAAGACCAACTCAATGTAAAACAGGAGAGTACTGTGTTTGAGGCCATCATTAGGTGGATTAACCATTTACCCAATGAACGGGAGAAACACATTGTTGCTCTCTTACCGAAG GTCCGACTGGCTCTGTTGGATATGGAGTATTTTAAGATGAAAGTGATCACCAGTGAGCTGGTGAAGAGGAACCCTGAATGCTACTCCATGATCAGTGATGTTCCCAGAGCCATAGCTAATGTCATCAGATTTGGGCTGCCTTCACGTCGCTTCGGCAACAGATTTACCCGGCCTCGCATGCCAAGGTCCATTTTGCTGTCCATGGGGGGATGGAGTGTTGGAGATCCAACCAACAGCATTGAGGCCTATGATATCCGCACTAACCGATGGACAAATGTGCCGAACGATGCTGGGCGTCCTCGTGCCTATCACGGCACTGCGTTCCTCAATGGGTACGTGTACTTTATTGGGGGTTTTGACAGACGGAGCTATTTCAACAGTGTGTGCAGGTGGGACCCAACAACACACACGTGGCAGGAAGTGGCACCGATGTACCATCGTCGCTGCTACGTAAGTGTGACTGTACTAAATGGGTGCATATATGCTATTGGAGGCTACGATGGATACACTCGGCTCGACAACGCAGAGTACTACGAACCCCAGACCAACCAGTGGACTTGTATTGCACCGATGCACGAGCCGAGGAGTGACGCCAGCTGCACAACATTACACAACAAG ATCTATATTTGTGGTGGATTCGACGGGCAAGAGTGCCTGGAAACAGCTGAATACTACGATCCACAGACTATGCAGTGGACATTGATCTCACCAATGACTTGTCGGCGCAGTGGAGTTGGGGTGGTTGCGTGCGGAGATAAAGTCTATGCA GTTGGAGGGTTTGATGGTGACAACCGTCTCCGCTCTGCTGAGTGCTACAACCCAGGAACCAACACTTGGAACAACGTTGCATCCATGATAACTACCCGCAGCAACTTTGGCATCGAAGTCATGGAAGACCTGCTCTTTGTTGTGGGGGGTTTCAACGGCTTCTCCACCACCTGTAGTGTGGAGAAGTACAACGGAGAAACAGATGAGTGGTGCGAGGTCTGCGATATGGATGTCTTCCGGAGCGCCCTGAGCTGCTGCGTTGTGTTTGGACTCCCCAATATGGCTGATTATGTTCCCCCTCGTGACCCCCGGAGTGACTCTGCCTCCTCCTGA